One Aspergillus oryzae RIB40 DNA, chromosome 2 genomic window carries:
- a CDS encoding putative Ras guanyl-nucleotide exchange factor RasGEF (cAMP-regulated guanine nucleotide exchange factor) has product MSKQDSKFASIFLCLYRKFAAPSTLLNALINRFERNEKNFTDQLTRIADQLRLLNIMSTWVSEYPGDLAYPKTRKRITDFVSTLEKSHFYMFAAKEVGSYLENHAEDDDVGWPFRDGDVDEFDGHETFLNNSGRSSPSLFLGGSTIDEGEDNEEEEDPIYNMSALDLSEGASDPSSKLSNSATFEKPGTVSSQSFTFLSMEAAQKESQNLELTPRLSLSKMQWRQFIEIPDEDFARELTRIDWIMFNSFRPRDLVRHVSISGPDKDKIKSLKHVNRMIKQFNHLAFFVASVILFRDKPKHRAKALEKFMNVAQKLRRLNNYNSLGAVIAGINGTPVHRLSQTRDSVPVQTQKDFMRLVILMGTQKSHFAYRLAWDNTFSERIPFLPLHRRDLVSAEEGNKTFVGDTKSRINWRKFEVMGEVVLGIQRSQKTPYPHLHRYEEAARLVLDIKLSGDDEDLYARSSQVEPSAGGETGRKKFGWLRS; this is encoded by the exons ATGTCGAAACAGGACTCCAAATTCGCGTCTATATTCCTCTGCCTTTACCGCAAGTTTGCCGCACCGTCCACCTTGTTGAATGCACTTATCAACCGATTtgaaagaaacgagaagaaTTTTACCGATCAATTGACTCGCATTGCGGACCAGTTGAGGTTACTCAATATTATGTCCACCTGGGTATCGGAGTATCCAGGCGACCTAGCCTACCCTAAGACCCGCAAGCGGATTACGGATTTTGTCTCTACTTTAGAAAAGAGCCACTTTTACATGTTTGCTGCAAAGGAGGTTGGGTCCTATCTCGAGAATCAcgcagaagacgatgatgtaGGCTGGCCATTCAGAGATGGCGACGTTGATGAATTTGACGGGCACGAGACCTTCCTCAACAACTCCGGTCGGAGCTCCCCATCCTTGTTCCTTGGCGGATCAACGATCGACGAAGGCGAGGAcaacgaagaggaagaagaccctATATACAACATGAGCGCGTTGGATCTCAGTGAAGGCGCGTCAGACCCATCTTCGAAGCTGTCGAACTCGGCTACCTTCGAGAAACCCGGCACCGTGTCGAGCCAGTCGTTCACGTTTTTGAGCATGGAGGCTGCACAGAAAGAATCTCAAAACTTAGAACTTACCCCTCGACTATCATTATCAAAAATGCAATGGCGGCAGTTCATTGAGATTCCCGACGAAGATTTCGCGCGCGAATTAACCCGTATTGACTGGATCATGTTCAACTCTTTCCGGCCACGAGATCTTGTGCGGCATGTCAGTATCTCTGGGCCGGATAAAGACAAGATCAAGAGTCTAAAGCATGTCAATCGAATGATCAAGCAGTTCAATCATCTAGCATTTTTCGTTGCTAGTGTTATCCTCTTCCGAGACAAGCCCAAGCACCGAGCGAAGGCATTAGAAAAGTTCATGAATGTTGCACAA AAACTGCGTCGATTAAATAACTATAATTCCCTCGGTGCAGTAATCGCCGGAATCAACGGAACACCAGTGCATCGACTGTCGCAAACGCGCGATTCCGTGCCTGTTCAAACGCAAAAAGATTTCATGAGGCTGGTTATCCTCATGGGCACACAAAAGAGTCACTTTGCGTATCGGCTAGCATGGGACAATACCTTTTCAGAAAGGATCCCATTCCTACCACTGCACCGACGAGATTTGGTCTCCGCTGAAGAGGGGAACAAAACATTTGTAGGAGACACGAAGTCTAGGATCAACTGGCGGAAATTCGAGGTGATGGGGGAGGTTGTCTTAGGTATTCAGCGCAGCCAGAAGACGCCTTATCCCCATCTGCATAGGTATGAGGAAGCAGCCAGGCTGGTACTCGATATCAAATTATCGGGTGACGATGAG GATTTATATGCACGCAGTTCCCAGGTCGAGCCCTCCGCTGGCGGCGAGACGGGGCGCAAAAAGTTCGGCTGGTTACGGTCGTAA
- a CDS encoding LYR motif-containing protein (predicted protein), whose amino-acid sequence MSLQAQARSTYRALLRELPRRSLSNPTPLHNRIRELYRDQTKSADEETLNAHIQEADQLAQYARAQRQYLKLVERYNPGMTMDEQEKIRLTARRVGMDLPIEAKDRKEE is encoded by the coding sequence ATGTCCCTCCAAGCCCAAGCAAGATCCACCTACCGGGCCCTCCTCCGCGAACTCCCACGCCGCAGCCTTTCAAACCCAACGCCTCTCCACAACCGCATCCGCGAGCTCTACCGCGACCAGACCAAATCTGCGGATGAAGAAACACTGAATGCTCATATCCAGGAGGCGGACCAGTTGGCGCAGTATGCGCGCGCGCAGCGCCAATATCTTAAGCTTGTTGAACGGTATAACCCGGGCATGACGATGGATGAGCAAGAGAAGATTAGACTTACGGCTAGACGAGTTGGAATGGATTTACCTATTGAGGCTAAGGATCGGAAGGAGGAGTGA
- a CDS encoding putative PP-loop ATPase superfamily protein (uncharacterized conserved protein with similarity to predicted ATPase of the PP-loop superfamily), producing MAPSPCFHCQTNRAVIIRPKNREKLCRTCFINVFETEVHETITSTSLFYPGERVAIGASGGKDSTVLASVLKTLNERYNYGLDLCLLSIDEGIKGYRDDSLETVKRNAEQYEMPLEIVGYDELYGWTMDQVVAQVGKKGNCTYCGVFRRQALDRGAARLGIKHVVTGHNADDVAETVMMNLLRGDLPRLSRGTSIVTDSAASDIKRSKPLKYAYEKEIVLYAHHKQLDYFSTECIYSPEAFRGSARTLIKDLEKIRPSSILDIVKSGEDMAELVPAEIKGKACARAADDESTGGCGSQNGRTRGGEMAEMEKKLADDEAAESREVEIKLPAQSVPLPRKKQNKGIKGSTQKTIKTQTMGTCERCGYISSQKICKACTLLEGLNKNRPKTAIEVGVGLEDEESSSTLMRQMERVQLGG from the coding sequence ATGGCGCCCTCACCCTGTTTTCACTGCCAAACCAACCGGGCAGTAATCATCCGACCAAAGAATCGCGAAAAGCTCTGCCGAACCTGTTTCATCAACGTTTTCGAAACTGAAGTCCACGAAACGATCACCAGCACCTCCCTCTTCTACCCCGGGGAACGGGTCGCCATCGGTGCCAGCGGTGGAAAAGACAGCACCGTCCTTGCCTCCGTTCTGAAGACTCTGAACGAGCGCTACAACTATGGTCTCGATCTCTGTCTCCTCTCCATCGACGAGGGAATTAAAGGCTATCGCGACGACAGTCTAGAGACAGTCAAACGCAACGCAGAGCAGTATGAAATGCCACTAGAGATCGTCGGATACGACGAGTTATACGGGTGGACGATGGACCAGGTCGTCGCGCAGGTGGGTAAGAAAGGCAACTGCACATACTGCGGGGTGTTCCGACGCCAGGCGCTAGACCGCGGTGCGGCGCGATTGGGTATCAAGCATGTTGTTACGGGGCATAACGCGGATGATGTTGCAGAGACGGTTATGATGAATCTGCTGCGGGGTGACCTGCCGCGCTTGTCGAGGGGCACGAGTATCGTTACGGATTCGGCTGCGTCGGATATCAAGCGCAGTAAGCCTTTGAAGTATGCgtatgagaaggagattgtGCTCTATGCCCATCATAAGCAGCTGGACTATTTCAGTACCGAGTGTATCTACTCGCCTGAGGCATTTCGGGGTAGCGCGCGGACGCTGATTAAggatttggagaagattcGGCCCAGCTCGATTTTGGATATTGTTAAAAGTGGTGAGGACATGGCGGAACTTGTCCCTGCGGAGATTAAGGGTAAAGCCTGTGCTAGAGCTGCGGATGATGAGTCGACTGGTGGATGTGGAAGCCAAAATGGTCGGACACGTGGTGGtgagatggcggagatggagaagaagttggctgATGATGAAGCGGCGGAGTCGAGAGAGGTTGAGATCAAGCTGCCAGCACAGAGTGTTCCCCTCCCTCGtaagaagcagaacaaggGGATCAAGGGCTCAACACAGAAGACCATAAAGACGCAAACGATGGGCACATGCGAACGGTGCGGATATATATCGAGTCAGAAGATTTGCAAGGCATGCACTTTGCTTGAAGGACTGAATAAGAATCGGCCCAAGACCGCAATCGAAGTGGGCGTGGGGttagaagatgaagaaagcagcagcaCACTCATGCGACAGATGGAACGGGTCCAACTGGGTGGCTGA